A region of the Desulfobacter postgatei 2ac9 genome:
CTGACCAACACTGCATGGAGTTTAATAAAAGAATATGACGATGAATACAAGGATTCTTTAATTACTTTTGAGGAAGCCCAACGCCTTGCTGCAAAAAAAATTGGAAAAATGAGATATGGTACCGAGGGAAAAGATTATTTCTGGATTACTGATATGAAACCAGTAATGATCATGCACCCCTATCGTCCAGAACTCAATAATTCAATGCTGGATGATTACACAGACCCGCAAGGGGTAAGGTTGTTTATTGAAGCAGTCAAAGTTGTAAAAACAATGGACGAAGGGTTTATCAACTACATGTGGCAATGGAAAGACGATTCTACTCAAATTGTTCCAAAGCTATCATACGTAAAAGGCTTTGAAAATTGGGGATGGATTATAGG
Encoded here:
- a CDS encoding cache domain-containing protein produces the protein MSNKVIRKFFFSIIVPSILTILLFITSIYVILIPSFEKNMMNKKKEMIRELTNTAWSLIKEYDDEYKDSLITFEEAQRLAAKKIGKMRYGTEGKDYFWITDMKPVMIMHPYRPELNNSMLDDYTDPQGVRLFIEAVKVVKTMDEGFINYMWQWKDDSTQIVPKLSYVKGFENWGWIIGTGIYLNDVQAEIGALKERLTKISLLISAIIILILAFIM